One genomic segment of Vibrio fluvialis includes these proteins:
- the clcA gene encoding H(+)/Cl(-) exchange transporter ClcA — protein sequence MSKREKFKHSLLAKVPKDAINQFLSKDKTPVSVLLLSLIVGILAGLVGTYFEHAVRLVSETRTEWLKSEIGSMLPLWLAAFIISAALAFIGYFLVHRFAPEAAGSGIPEIEGAMDGMRPVRWWRVLPVKFFGGMGALGSGMVLGREGPTVQMGGAIGRMVTDIFRIKNDDTRHSLLASGAAGGLSAAFNAPLAGIMFVIEEMRPQFRYTLISVRAVIISSVAANIVFRMVNSQEAVITMPQYQAPSLPTLGLFLLLGMLFGVFGVLFNHLVTVAQDIFVKIHRNDRKRYLITGSLLGGCFGLTLLYIPELTGGGISLIPTITNGGYSANILLLLFVGRVLTTLLCFGSGAPGGIFAPMLALGTLFGYAFGLIAKSLLPEMDIEPGMFAIAGMGALFAATVRAPITGILLVIEMTNNYYLILPLIITSLGAVVFAQMFGGQPIYSQLLHRTLKNEKLRQQDLPQQE from the coding sequence ATGTCTAAGAGAGAGAAATTTAAACACAGTTTACTTGCCAAAGTTCCCAAAGACGCCATCAACCAATTTCTCTCCAAAGATAAAACCCCGGTTTCCGTTCTGCTTCTGTCCCTTATTGTTGGCATTCTGGCCGGCCTTGTGGGCACTTATTTCGAACACGCGGTGCGTCTGGTTTCAGAAACCCGCACTGAGTGGCTGAAAAGTGAAATCGGCAGCATGTTACCTTTGTGGTTAGCGGCATTTATTATCAGTGCAGCCCTCGCCTTTATCGGCTATTTTCTTGTCCATCGGTTTGCCCCTGAAGCAGCCGGTTCAGGTATTCCTGAGATTGAAGGCGCGATGGATGGCATGCGCCCGGTTCGTTGGTGGCGAGTGCTGCCAGTAAAATTCTTCGGTGGTATGGGCGCGCTGGGTTCGGGTATGGTGCTTGGTCGTGAAGGCCCCACCGTTCAAATGGGCGGTGCCATCGGCCGAATGGTGACGGACATCTTCCGCATCAAAAATGATGACACCCGACATTCACTTCTTGCCTCCGGTGCTGCAGGCGGTTTGTCTGCCGCCTTTAACGCTCCGTTAGCCGGAATCATGTTTGTGATCGAGGAGATGCGCCCCCAGTTTCGCTACACCCTAATTTCTGTGCGCGCTGTGATTATCTCATCGGTTGCTGCCAATATTGTTTTCCGTATGGTTAACAGCCAGGAAGCGGTGATTACCATGCCGCAGTATCAGGCACCAAGCCTGCCAACACTGGGACTGTTCTTATTGCTGGGTATGCTGTTTGGCGTGTTCGGCGTCCTGTTCAATCATTTGGTCACCGTGGCCCAGGATATTTTCGTTAAGATCCATCGCAATGATCGTAAACGTTATCTGATCACTGGTTCTTTGCTGGGTGGCTGTTTTGGTTTAACCCTGCTCTACATTCCTGAGCTGACTGGTGGCGGTATTTCGTTAATTCCAACCATCACCAATGGTGGATACAGCGCTAACATTTTGCTGTTGCTGTTTGTCGGCCGCGTGCTGACCACGCTGCTCTGTTTTGGCTCGGGAGCCCCTGGCGGTATTTTCGCACCGATGCTGGCACTGGGTACTCTGTTTGGTTACGCATTTGGCCTCATCGCGAAAAGCCTGCTGCCAGAAATGGATATCGAACCTGGCATGTTTGCGATTGCAGGCATGGGGGCATTATTTGCAGCCACGGTACGGGCTCCAATTACAGGCATTCTGCTGGTCATTGAAATGACCAACAACTATTACCTCATTCTGCCACTGATCATCACCAGCCTTGGCGCCGTGGTGTTTGCGCAGATGTTTGGTGGTCAGCCGATCTACAGTCAGTTGCTACATCGAACGCTGAAAAACGAAAAACTTCGTCAACAGGATCTGCCGCAGCAGGAGTAG